In Ignavibacteriales bacterium, the following are encoded in one genomic region:
- a CDS encoding GNAT family N-acetyltransferase has translation MNKELKYVFDPTQVERLKWSEFVSGHPKGNIFQTPQMYDAYKTSKNYDPVFVACLDTEGSIRGLLVGSVFSEKDGALKNLISRCIIFGGPLLSPGVPAIDFVQRYNDFVKKKAVYSRLANLFDNSKELSGIESVGYEFKEHLNYNIDLARSQDEIWNSIQNTRRRQIRRGYRRGISVNISFEIDDIADYYGIVLETYKNAGLPLQDISFFESVYNNLSREKNILFFSAYYEGKLIGHRIILSYGNRLYDWFAGDNPKERDKYTNDVLVWEVLKWGNENGYEVFDFGGAGEPGKEYGVRDFKEKFGGKLVAFGNYLIVHQPAKYAMLQSLLKVHRSLKRSR, from the coding sequence TTGAACAAAGAACTAAAATATGTGTTCGATCCCACGCAGGTAGAAAGACTGAAATGGAGTGAGTTTGTATCAGGCCATCCGAAAGGCAATATTTTCCAGACTCCACAGATGTATGATGCATACAAAACCTCAAAAAATTACGATCCTGTTTTTGTAGCATGCTTGGATACAGAGGGGAGTATCAGGGGACTTTTGGTGGGCTCTGTTTTTTCGGAAAAGGATGGAGCGCTTAAGAATCTAATATCACGCTGCATAATTTTTGGCGGACCTTTGTTGTCGCCAGGTGTGCCGGCAATTGATTTTGTGCAAAGGTACAATGATTTTGTAAAAAAAAAGGCTGTGTACAGCAGACTTGCTAATCTTTTCGATAACAGCAAAGAACTATCAGGAATTGAGAGTGTGGGTTATGAATTTAAGGAGCATTTGAATTACAATATCGATCTGGCTAGGAGCCAGGATGAAATATGGAACAGCATACAGAATACGAGACGCCGTCAGATTAGGAGAGGATACAGGCGCGGAATATCTGTAAATATTTCATTTGAGATAGATGATATTGCTGACTATTACGGTATTGTTTTGGAAACATATAAAAACGCAGGTCTTCCTTTGCAGGATATTTCATTTTTTGAAAGTGTTTACAATAATCTTTCTCGCGAGAAAAACATTTTGTTTTTTTCTGCTTACTACGAAGGTAAATTAATAGGGCATAGGATAATACTTTCTTACGGAAATAGGCTTTATGATTGGTTTGCCGGAGATAATCCCAAAGAACGTGATAAATATACCAATGACGTCCTTGTTTGGGAGGTTCTCAAATGGGGAAATGAAAATGGTTATGAAGTTTTTGATTTTGGCGGCGCAGGGGAACCCGGTAAAGAATATGGAGTCAGAGATTTCAAAGAAAAATTTGGAGGTAAATTGGTAGCTTTTGGCAATTACTTGATTGTTCACCAGCCTGCAAAATACGCAATGCTTCAGAGTCTTTTGAAAGTTCATAGATCATTGAAGAGGAGCAGATGA